Proteins found in one Litoribacterium kuwaitense genomic segment:
- a CDS encoding N-acetyldiaminopimelate deacetylase produces MAFNLIDIRRELHQIPEIGFCEHKTHTFLLEKISLLPQERLTMKTWKTGIIVEVKGTVGKRRVGYRADMDGLPMKEETGLAFASKHEGYMHACGHDIHMTIALGLLEAVVRQPIEDTFVVVFQPAEEGPGGALPMIASPEFQEMKPDEIYALHIAPQYKAGTVALKPGLLFANTSELFITLRGKGGHAAYPHQTHDMVVAASYLVTQLQSVVSRRVDPMDSAVLTIGKIEAGYVQNVIADEATLEGTMRTLTPEAMQRFKLEVEAHVSAIETAFHCKAEIDYGANYYQVDNDADLAARLSSFFQASSEFTFVEAEAAMTGEDFGYMTKEMPGCLFWLGVGPTEGLHSSRIIPDENVMAPIVQELHRYFSL; encoded by the coding sequence GTGGCTTTTAATTTAATCGATATACGAAGGGAATTACACCAAATTCCTGAAATCGGCTTTTGTGAACATAAAACGCACACATTTTTACTAGAAAAAATTTCTCTACTGCCTCAAGAGAGATTAACGATGAAAACTTGGAAAACAGGCATTATTGTTGAGGTCAAAGGCACTGTCGGGAAAAGAAGAGTTGGCTATCGTGCTGATATGGATGGCCTTCCTATGAAGGAAGAAACGGGTCTTGCGTTTGCGTCGAAACACGAAGGTTATATGCACGCGTGTGGGCATGATATTCATATGACAATCGCGCTAGGACTGCTGGAAGCTGTCGTCCGCCAGCCGATTGAGGATACGTTCGTCGTTGTCTTTCAGCCAGCTGAGGAAGGTCCAGGTGGGGCTTTGCCAATGATTGCTTCACCAGAATTTCAGGAGATGAAGCCGGATGAAATTTATGCATTGCACATTGCGCCACAATATAAAGCAGGGACAGTTGCATTAAAGCCAGGGTTATTATTTGCCAATACGTCAGAATTGTTTATTACGTTGCGCGGAAAAGGAGGACATGCAGCTTATCCTCATCAAACGCACGATATGGTTGTTGCCGCTTCATATTTAGTGACACAATTACAATCTGTCGTGTCAAGACGTGTCGATCCTATGGATAGTGCTGTGTTAACGATTGGAAAAATAGAGGCTGGGTATGTCCAAAATGTGATTGCCGATGAAGCGACGCTTGAAGGGACAATGCGCACCTTAACGCCTGAAGCAATGCAACGTTTTAAACTTGAAGTAGAAGCGCATGTCAGCGCTATTGAAACAGCTTTTCATTGTAAAGCTGAGATTGATTACGGAGCGAATTACTATCAAGTTGACAACGATGCAGATTTGGCCGCACGTTTGTCATCCTTTTTTCAAGCTTCTTCTGAATTTACTTTTGTTGAAGCAGAAGCTGCGATGACAGGAGAAGATTTTGGGTATATGACAAAAGAAATGCCTGGCTGTCTATTTTGGCTAGGGGTCGGTCCGACAGAAGGACTTCACTCATCACGCATCATCCCAGATGAGAACGTTATGGCGCCCATTGTTCAGGAATTACATCGATACTTCAGCCTTTGA
- the dapD gene encoding 2,3,4,5-tetrahydropyridine-2,6-dicarboxylate N-acetyltransferase has product MNTMDANEIIKFIQNSEKETPVKVYIKGDLEGIDFGEGTKTFITGNTGVLFGEWSAVKAAIDANQTKIDDYVLENDRRNSAIPLLDLKNVHARIEPGAVIRDQVEIGDNAVIMMGALINIGAVIGKGTMIDMNVTMGGRATVGNNCHIGAGAVLAGVIEPPSAQPVIVEDDVVVGANAVILEGVRVGKGAVVAAGAVVTEDVPENTVVAGIPARVIKEIDDNTRSKTEIKQELRQLKKDQ; this is encoded by the coding sequence ATGAATACAATGGATGCAAACGAAATTATTAAATTTATCCAAAACAGCGAGAAAGAAACACCTGTTAAAGTATACATAAAGGGCGACCTTGAAGGAATAGACTTCGGTGAGGGAACGAAGACGTTTATTACTGGAAACACAGGCGTACTTTTCGGTGAGTGGTCAGCAGTTAAAGCAGCAATTGATGCAAACCAAACAAAAATAGACGATTACGTTCTAGAGAATGACCGTCGAAATTCTGCGATCCCATTGCTAGACCTTAAAAATGTTCATGCGCGTATTGAGCCGGGTGCTGTCATTCGTGACCAGGTTGAGATTGGAGATAATGCCGTGATCATGATGGGGGCACTCATTAACATTGGTGCTGTCATTGGTAAAGGTACGATGATTGATATGAACGTAACAATGGGCGGGCGTGCGACAGTCGGGAATAACTGTCACATCGGTGCAGGTGCAGTCCTTGCTGGTGTCATTGAGCCACCATCTGCACAACCAGTGATTGTAGAAGATGATGTCGTTGTCGGTGCCAATGCGGTTATTTTGGAAGGCGTTCGCGTTGGAAAAGGCGCAGTCGTTGCGGCTGGTGCAGTCGTCACAGAGGACGTTCCTGAGAATACAGTGGTGGCAGGTATCCCTGCACGCGTTATCAAAGAAATTGACGATAACACACGCTCGAAAACAGAAATTAAACAAGAGCTCAGGCAGCTGAAAAAAGATCAGTAA
- a CDS encoding LysR family transcriptional regulator, translated as MNSSDLRLLQVLAEEGNMRKAAERLFVSQPALSQRLKTIEQQWNAQLFLRSARGVALTPAGEKMLDYATTTLQREEQLREELRALQDQVYGTLRLAVASILGQYWLPSRLKAYVQAYPKVRISLITGRSSEMIRQLYNNELHLGFVRGNPEWSGRKIHVMTDYFYLVDTEITTFEELSASEKPFILFKSDSTYYQEIHDWWHHLYHSAPHRTIVVDQIETCKKLAGQGIGFAILPSIALTPEDDMFHKIPLKNKDGSLLTRDTWLVCSDAAMQLKQVKAFVEMIESSEFE; from the coding sequence ATGAATTCATCCGATTTAAGACTATTACAAGTATTGGCTGAGGAAGGAAACATGCGGAAAGCAGCAGAGAGATTATTTGTATCTCAGCCCGCACTTAGTCAGCGTCTTAAAACCATTGAGCAGCAATGGAATGCGCAACTTTTTCTACGCTCGGCACGCGGTGTTGCGCTTACACCTGCTGGTGAGAAAATGCTGGATTATGCAACCACTACATTACAGCGTGAAGAACAGCTTCGTGAAGAGCTTAGAGCTTTGCAGGATCAAGTATATGGAACATTAAGGCTGGCTGTCGCTTCAATTCTCGGGCAATATTGGCTACCTTCTCGTCTGAAGGCATACGTTCAAGCATATCCAAAAGTTCGTATTTCACTAATTACTGGTCGGAGCTCGGAAATGATCAGGCAGCTTTATAACAATGAGCTTCACCTCGGGTTCGTGCGCGGCAATCCGGAGTGGAGTGGGCGGAAGATCCATGTTATGACAGATTATTTTTACTTAGTTGACACAGAGATTACAACATTTGAAGAACTGAGTGCTTCAGAAAAACCGTTTATTCTGTTTAAAAGTGACTCTACGTATTATCAGGAAATTCACGATTGGTGGCATCATTTATATCATTCTGCTCCTCATCGAACAATTGTTGTGGACCAGATTGAAACGTGTAAAAAGCTGGCTGGTCAAGGGATTGGATTTGCAATTTTACCTTCCATCGCCTTAACGCCAGAAGATGATATGTTTCACAAAATTCCTTTGAAAAATAAAGATGGTAGCTTATTAACGAGGGACACTTGGCTCGTTTGCTCGGATGCGGCGATGCAATTAAAGCAAGTGAAAGCTTTTGTGGAGATGATAGAATCATCAGAGTTTGAATAG
- the abbA gene encoding antirepressor AbbA: protein MDLQKLNEEEISLLLQTLIRQNLAVEIVASEMADLEKRIDPSAEDRLKKLSVLLDKLDPVT from the coding sequence TTGGACTTACAAAAACTAAATGAAGAAGAAATATCATTATTGTTGCAAACATTAATTCGTCAAAATCTTGCTGTTGAGATTGTTGCTTCAGAAATGGCTGATTTAGAAAAACGCATTGATCCGTCCGCTGAAGACAGACTTAAAAAATTGTCCGTTTTATTAGACAAGCTCGATCCAGTTACATAA
- a CDS encoding AEC family transporter yields the protein MMQQWITIFFDVLCPVFILVLIGVWLQRKFSLDMYTLSKLNIYFLVPGIIFTKLYETALSINILLTIAGFTLLLLGLLYLISNAIAYLFRFSKSMRVAFSNSVIFYNSGNYGVPVNDLVFKQDPFAMSIQVIVLLIQNITTFSYGIFALQSNDRSPLKALLSYLRLPVLYAMLSALVLNMANIQLPDAIYLPATYISDAVIAIALITLGCQVAQLRLKKNLWKVYSSVSLRLLLSPALAAGILFLFDVQGVTAQAFMISAAMPTSVNSAIIAQEYKNEPEFSAQAVLASTICSALTVTLVIYISGQMF from the coding sequence ATGATGCAGCAGTGGATCACGATATTTTTTGACGTTTTATGTCCTGTCTTTATCCTCGTTTTAATAGGCGTATGGCTTCAAAGAAAGTTTTCTTTAGATATGTATACATTAAGTAAACTCAATATTTACTTTCTTGTTCCAGGTATTATTTTTACGAAGCTTTATGAGACTGCGCTTTCCATCAATATTCTCTTAACGATTGCCGGCTTCACTTTACTGCTTCTCGGCTTACTTTACCTCATTTCCAATGCAATTGCTTATCTATTTCGGTTTTCAAAAAGTATGAGAGTGGCTTTTTCAAATTCAGTGATTTTTTATAATTCCGGTAATTATGGTGTTCCTGTCAATGATCTCGTGTTCAAACAAGACCCTTTTGCGATGTCTATCCAAGTCATCGTGCTTCTCATTCAAAACATTACGACATTTTCGTACGGCATTTTTGCACTTCAATCGAATGATCGTAGCCCATTAAAAGCCTTACTCAGCTATTTGCGCCTGCCTGTGCTCTATGCCATGCTATCTGCTTTAGTGCTCAATATGGCAAATATCCAATTGCCAGATGCCATTTATTTGCCTGCTACATACATATCTGATGCAGTGATTGCGATTGCGTTAATTACACTTGGATGTCAAGTTGCACAGCTTCGTCTGAAGAAAAACCTCTGGAAAGTATACAGCTCTGTGAGCCTTCGCTTGCTTTTAAGCCCTGCTCTAGCCGCAGGAATTCTATTTTTATTTGATGTCCAAGGGGTCACCGCTCAAGCCTTTATGATCTCAGCCGCCATGCCGACGTCGGTCAACAGTGCGATTATCGCTCAGGAATATAAAAATGAACCTGAATTTTCGGCCCAGGCCGTGCTCGCTTCTACGATTTGCTCTGCGCTGACCGTTACTTTAGTGATCTATATCAGTGGGCAAATGTTTTAA
- a CDS encoding ATP-dependent Clp protease ATP-binding subunit, whose protein sequence is MKCQNCQQRPASVYLRLKVNQQEQQLHLCHQCMAELQRQQQPHMSNSFNGNGAQGGGGHVFTQQDAGKESILESMATNLNVLANRGEIDPVVGRDDEIQRVIEILNRRNKNNPVLIGEPGVGKTAIAEGLALQIHQRNVPTKLLNKKIMLLDVASLVSNTGIRGQFEERMKQLVEEVQSRDDVILFIDEIHLLVGAGQTQDSQMDAGNILKPALARGKMQLVGATTLKEYRAIEKDAALERRFQPVQVDEPTENAAIEILNGLKPHYEQYHGVTYTDEALRASVTLSKRYIQDRHLPDKAIDLMDEAGSVLNLSEEARDESSIEARLEQVRKEKEEATAIEAYERAAQLRDEEKNLLEQLNTNASKQKPAVTRGLIEQLIEKKTGIPVSKLQQDEQYKMKHLMERLSTQVIGQEEAVEKVAKTVRRSRAGLKSKHRPSGSFLFVGPTGVGKTELSKTLARELFGDENALIRLDMSEYMEKHAVSKLIGSPPGYVGHDEAGQLTEKVRRQPYSIILLDEIEKAHPDVQHMFLQIMEDGRLTDSQGRTVSFKDTILIMTSNAGTQMANKGTLGFTTGEEMEKENQLLASLGDFFKPEFLNRFDSIVQFKPLEKEHLVKIVGLMLADLNNTLGEQNISLEVTEAARERIAELGDHQAFGARPLRRAIQEHVEDAIADELMDTAEAIEQIIVDVDENKNLVIQRS, encoded by the coding sequence ATGAAATGTCAAAATTGCCAACAACGTCCTGCTTCTGTGTATCTTCGACTTAAAGTAAACCAACAAGAACAACAATTACATTTATGTCATCAGTGTATGGCTGAACTACAAAGACAGCAGCAGCCTCACATGTCTAATTCATTTAACGGCAACGGTGCTCAAGGAGGCGGAGGTCACGTTTTCACACAGCAGGATGCTGGAAAAGAGAGCATCCTTGAGTCAATGGCGACCAATTTAAATGTTCTTGCCAACCGTGGCGAAATTGATCCGGTCGTTGGTCGTGATGATGAGATTCAACGTGTCATCGAAATTCTGAACCGGAGAAATAAAAATAACCCTGTCCTGATCGGGGAACCAGGTGTCGGGAAAACAGCCATTGCCGAGGGACTCGCACTGCAAATCCATCAGCGAAACGTCCCAACAAAGCTGTTAAACAAAAAAATCATGCTGCTTGATGTTGCTTCTCTCGTATCGAATACAGGAATTCGTGGTCAGTTTGAGGAGCGAATGAAACAGCTTGTTGAAGAAGTTCAATCTCGTGACGATGTCATTTTGTTTATCGATGAGATTCACCTTCTCGTTGGTGCGGGGCAGACGCAAGATTCACAAATGGATGCAGGAAATATTTTGAAACCAGCATTAGCACGCGGGAAAATGCAGCTCGTTGGAGCGACGACGTTAAAAGAATATCGAGCGATTGAAAAAGATGCAGCTCTAGAACGTCGTTTCCAGCCAGTTCAAGTGGATGAGCCTACTGAAAATGCAGCGATTGAAATATTAAATGGCTTAAAGCCTCATTACGAACAGTATCATGGCGTGACCTATACAGATGAGGCGCTTCGTGCAAGCGTCACTTTGTCTAAACGATATATTCAAGATCGTCATTTGCCAGATAAAGCAATTGATCTGATGGATGAAGCTGGTTCTGTGTTGAACTTGTCTGAGGAAGCCCGTGATGAAAGCAGCATCGAAGCGAGACTTGAACAAGTTCGTAAAGAAAAAGAGGAAGCGACAGCGATTGAAGCTTATGAACGCGCGGCTCAATTACGCGATGAAGAGAAAAATTTGCTGGAGCAATTAAATACGAATGCATCAAAACAAAAGCCTGCCGTCACACGCGGTCTCATTGAACAGTTGATTGAAAAGAAAACAGGCATTCCTGTGTCAAAATTGCAGCAAGATGAACAATACAAGATGAAGCATTTGATGGAGAGACTATCCACGCAAGTGATCGGGCAAGAAGAAGCAGTCGAAAAGGTCGCAAAAACGGTCAGACGGTCACGAGCAGGCTTAAAGTCGAAGCACCGCCCTTCAGGTTCGTTCTTGTTTGTCGGACCTACAGGCGTAGGGAAAACCGAACTGTCGAAAACGCTGGCGCGTGAATTGTTTGGAGATGAAAATGCACTTATTCGTCTCGATATGAGTGAATATATGGAAAAACACGCCGTGTCTAAGCTCATTGGTTCACCACCCGGATATGTCGGTCATGACGAAGCTGGTCAACTCACCGAAAAAGTTCGCAGACAGCCTTACAGTATTATCTTGCTTGATGAAATTGAGAAGGCACATCCAGACGTACAGCATATGTTCTTGCAAATTATGGAAGATGGTCGCCTGACGGATAGTCAAGGGCGAACGGTAAGCTTTAAAGACACCATTCTCATTATGACAAGTAATGCAGGTACACAAATGGCGAATAAAGGAACGCTCGGATTTACAACAGGCGAAGAAATGGAAAAAGAAAACCAATTACTCGCTTCTCTAGGGGACTTCTTTAAACCAGAATTTCTCAATCGTTTTGATAGCATCGTGCAATTTAAACCTTTAGAAAAAGAGCATCTCGTTAAAATCGTCGGTCTAATGCTTGCCGATCTCAATAATACTCTTGGAGAACAGAACATTTCCCTAGAAGTGACTGAAGCCGCTCGTGAGCGGATTGCGGAATTGGGCGACCATCAAGCCTTTGGTGCGCGACCACTCCGTAGAGCGATCCAAGAGCATGTAGAAGACGCCATCGCCGATGAATTAATGGATACCGCAGAAGCGATTGAACAAATCATTGTTGACGTTGATGAAAATAAAAACCTTGTTATTCAACGATCATGA
- the proC gene encoding pyrroline-5-carboxylate reductase produces the protein MKNEQIVFLGAGSMAEAIVRGMLSQEIVEQNQITITNKTNVDRLEFYKKTYGVLTSQTPKEIIPDASLLIFAMKPKEAEAAFLHVKDELRQHQLILSVIAGLPISTMQSWTSPQAKAIRVMPNTSSAISLSTTAFCSSPNVSIAEKERIETILSSIGSVYEIKEEQMNLFTGLAGSSPAYMYQIMEYFEATAAAHGFTREQGRQWIVEIMAGAAEMVKATSLTPEQLRKQVTSPKGTTYEGLLRLKEGHAEDSFRQAIESSAKKSAGFEQQFLKRMNEKN, from the coding sequence ATGAAAAATGAACAGATCGTTTTTCTAGGCGCAGGCTCTATGGCAGAAGCGATTGTTCGAGGAATGCTTTCCCAAGAGATTGTCGAGCAAAATCAAATCACTATAACAAATAAAACGAATGTAGACCGGCTTGAATTCTACAAAAAAACATATGGTGTTTTGACAAGTCAAACCCCAAAAGAAATCATTCCTGATGCTTCCCTTCTCATCTTTGCGATGAAACCAAAAGAAGCAGAAGCTGCTTTTCTACATGTCAAAGATGAATTACGCCAGCATCAGTTAATCCTTTCTGTCATTGCGGGTCTACCGATAAGTACGATGCAGTCTTGGACGTCACCGCAAGCAAAAGCCATTCGCGTGATGCCTAACACGTCATCGGCAATTAGTCTGTCTACGACAGCTTTTTGCTCTAGTCCAAACGTAAGTATTGCTGAAAAAGAGCGCATCGAGACGATCTTATCTAGTATCGGCAGTGTATATGAAATTAAAGAAGAGCAAATGAATCTGTTCACCGGCTTGGCCGGCAGCAGCCCGGCTTACATGTACCAAATCATGGAGTATTTTGAAGCAACCGCCGCAGCACACGGATTTACCCGAGAACAAGGCCGGCAATGGATTGTAGAGATCATGGCAGGTGCTGCCGAAATGGTCAAAGCAACTTCTCTCACCCCTGAACAGCTGCGTAAACAAGTGACTTCTCCGAAAGGAACCACCTATGAAGGTTTATTACGGCTCAAGGAAGGACACGCTGAAGACAGCTTTCGCCAAGCCATTGAATCCTCAGCAAAAAAGTCAGCTGGATTCGAGCAGCAATTTTTAAAGCGGATGAATGAAAAGAACTAA
- a CDS encoding EAL domain-containing protein, whose protein sequence is MMDPLDILTQKANVRPYFQGVFSADDWQMNACEVYGRFVVDEKAIGLGAFFHDANVPEEYRFELDAHIYKQAIELFMNSAGIEKLFLNAHPDVLLAHGEEFIDLFLTFEREFSLPLESVVIEICVHTFQGDLEHLHHFITYLKTYGMKISLDRIGVKETNLDVIGLLSPHYVKVNLRPMLDQTKPQSYDDVLQSLTHLARKIGAVMIYQEIETEFQLQYAWRNGGQYYQGNFLDRPSSFITPATSQDEALKQTFSRFINHEKKKIMKRMDIEKQLQRKMAETLERQKAHQCYDEWLTHVAADFQNESFRLYVCDRDGFQRSANLVKKEAVWELQKEYNGKNWGWRPYFLENIVRMDMGAKGILSDLYSDIETKQHIRTFSYPISQQLYLFMDLSYEYLFDQNDHV, encoded by the coding sequence ATGATGGATCCACTTGATATTTTAACGCAAAAAGCGAATGTTCGTCCGTATTTTCAAGGTGTGTTCTCTGCTGATGATTGGCAGATGAATGCTTGTGAAGTGTACGGTCGATTCGTTGTAGACGAAAAAGCTATAGGTCTTGGTGCTTTCTTTCATGATGCAAATGTGCCAGAAGAGTATCGCTTTGAACTAGACGCTCATATTTATAAGCAAGCGATTGAATTATTTATGAATTCTGCTGGCATTGAAAAACTGTTTTTAAATGCTCATCCAGATGTCTTATTGGCGCATGGGGAAGAGTTCATTGATCTATTTTTAACATTTGAACGTGAATTCTCTTTACCCCTTGAATCTGTCGTCATCGAAATATGTGTGCATACGTTCCAAGGCGATTTAGAGCATCTGCACCATTTTATCACGTATTTGAAAACATATGGGATGAAAATTTCGCTTGATCGTATTGGCGTGAAGGAAACAAACTTAGATGTCATTGGGTTATTGTCTCCGCATTATGTGAAGGTGAACCTAAGGCCTATGCTTGATCAGACAAAACCCCAATCTTATGATGATGTGTTGCAATCTTTGACACACCTCGCACGAAAAATCGGTGCCGTGATGATTTATCAAGAGATTGAAACAGAATTTCAATTGCAATACGCTTGGCGAAATGGCGGCCAATATTACCAGGGAAATTTTTTAGATCGACCAAGTTCATTCATCACTCCTGCAACGTCTCAAGATGAGGCGCTGAAACAGACTTTTAGTCGCTTTATTAATCATGAAAAAAAGAAGATTATGAAGCGGATGGATATAGAAAAGCAACTACAACGAAAAATGGCAGAAACGCTTGAACGACAAAAAGCGCATCAGTGTTATGATGAATGGCTGACACATGTAGCTGCTGATTTTCAAAACGAAAGCTTCAGGCTTTACGTTTGTGACCGCGATGGTTTTCAACGTTCGGCAAACTTGGTGAAAAAAGAGGCTGTGTGGGAATTACAAAAAGAATATAATGGAAAGAACTGGGGATGGAGGCCGTATTTTTTAGAAAACATCGTTCGTATGGATATGGGCGCTAAAGGGATCTTGTCAGACCTCTACTCAGATATCGAAACAAAACAGCACATTCGGACTTTTTCTTACCCCATTTCTCAACAGCTATATCTATTTATGGATTTATCATATGAATATTTATTCGATCAAAATGATCACGTTTAG
- a CDS encoding metallophosphoesterase, translated as MTKQNMTRRSFLKRLLGWFTGTIATIAGGYSYATYIEPHWLETKRLTLSFPTLPTAFHQLKVVVFSDTHIGHHYDANQFEKLINAMNKEKADLIIFAGDLLDRPMSYQDPERLIAILTKLRARFGKFAVYGNHDHGDYGTDLYRTVIENAGFQLLRNEAATITSQSETIVIAGLDDQMLGKPDVDATLSSVQQEQWSLLIAHEPDIADDIHETSVNLQISGHTHGGQVQLPFFGPLVLPPLGEKYIEGLYTFTDTDFQLYVNRGIGTTRLPYRFLARPELTVLTLERT; from the coding sequence ATGACTAAACAAAATATGACTCGGCGCTCATTTTTAAAGCGACTTCTCGGCTGGTTTACAGGCACTATTGCGACAATAGCCGGCGGTTACAGCTATGCCACTTACATTGAACCTCATTGGCTCGAAACAAAGCGGTTAACTCTTTCTTTCCCAACACTTCCCACCGCCTTTCACCAACTAAAAGTGGTTGTATTTAGCGATACACATATAGGGCACCATTACGATGCTAACCAATTCGAAAAGCTGATCAATGCAATGAATAAAGAAAAGGCGGATCTCATCATCTTTGCTGGTGACCTTCTCGATCGACCCATGTCTTATCAAGATCCAGAACGACTTATAGCTATTCTCACTAAATTAAGAGCCCGATTCGGAAAATTTGCCGTATACGGAAACCATGACCACGGCGATTACGGAACGGATTTATACCGTACGGTCATCGAAAATGCTGGCTTTCAATTACTCAGAAATGAAGCAGCGACAATCACAAGTCAAAGCGAAACCATTGTTATCGCAGGGCTGGATGATCAAATGCTAGGGAAGCCTGACGTGGACGCCACCCTATCTTCTGTTCAACAAGAACAATGGTCATTACTGATTGCTCATGAACCCGATATTGCCGATGATATTCACGAAACAAGCGTGAACTTACAAATTTCCGGACACACGCACGGTGGACAAGTCCAGCTCCCATTCTTTGGTCCGCTAGTCTTACCACCTTTAGGTGAAAAGTACATTGAAGGATTGTACACATTTACAGACACTGACTTCCAGTTATATGTAAATCGGGGCATTGGTACAACTCGCCTTCCTTATCGTTTTTTAGCACGCCCTGAACTGACCGTACTCACATTAGAGCGAACATAA
- a CDS encoding YkyB family protein, which yields MRTLDNGKPPRLHDIARALFIVNRNAKTAIHAKELYSLKHKTVQKLLEENKAKKIGLHFSKNPKNAQQHSNLLIQVDNYYFHVPPRKKDFSEVPHLGEGDASYRNPKTSMPLYEAKRLLEQYTGYRFQAKSKPTYPKRQAPVFTKLGEPYPWHHPKR from the coding sequence ATGCGGACATTAGACAACGGGAAGCCCCCTCGTCTTCACGATATCGCGCGCGCACTTTTTATTGTGAATCGAAACGCAAAAACCGCCATTCACGCGAAAGAGCTGTACTCTTTAAAACATAAAACCGTTCAGAAGCTCCTTGAAGAAAACAAAGCCAAAAAAATTGGCCTCCACTTTTCTAAAAACCCGAAAAATGCGCAGCAGCATTCGAACTTACTGATCCAAGTGGATAACTATTACTTTCACGTTCCTCCTCGCAAAAAAGACTTCAGTGAGGTTCCACATCTTGGCGAAGGAGACGCCTCATACCGAAATCCGAAAACCTCAATGCCACTCTATGAAGCCAAACGACTTCTGGAACAATATACAGGCTACCGCTTTCAAGCGAAGTCTAAACCCACTTACCCAAAACGGCAAGCCCCTGTTTTTACAAAACTAGGTGAACCCTATCCTTGGCATCACCCCAAACGTTAA
- a CDS encoding PLDc N-terminal domain-containing protein produces the protein MKKECLLFSMHRTVEVDSKGDEVFMEFIFLGFLLFGLLLIVLNIVTSIWAYRDSVARGKSREYALIILFGTLFFPVIGLIIYLIIRND, from the coding sequence ATGAAAAAAGAATGTCTGCTATTTTCTATGCATAGGACTGTAGAAGTGGATAGCAAGGGAGATGAGGTATTTATGGAATTTATATTTTTAGGGTTTTTGCTCTTTGGACTGTTGCTCATCGTTTTAAATATCGTTACAAGCATTTGGGCATATAGAGACTCTGTAGCCAGAGGAAAGAGTCGTGAATATGCATTGATTATCTTGTTTGGAACCTTGTTTTTTCCGGTGATCGGTCTCATCATTTATTTAATTATTCGAAATGATTAA
- a CDS encoding YesL family protein: MVMNGFMGTLYSICEWIMRLAYVNILWICFTFLGLIVFGFGPSTAALFAVTRKWVQGEHEIPVFKTFWSEYKNEFLRANILGVLLLVVGFILWADFRILNTQDTGSWGIFIQYFLIVATFIYLTMTLFFFPVFVHYDLKLFQYLKQTLLIAISRPGEILMMIAGSLVVLLVMQQFMGLIPFFFGSVLAFVVMWCANRAFRKIEEKAQALREREAEAEAEPE; the protein is encoded by the coding sequence ATGGTAATGAACGGATTTATGGGCACCTTGTACTCCATTTGTGAATGGATTATGCGGCTTGCATACGTCAATATTCTCTGGATTTGTTTCACTTTTCTTGGACTCATTGTGTTTGGATTTGGTCCCTCAACAGCAGCGTTGTTTGCTGTCACGAGAAAATGGGTACAGGGCGAGCATGAAATTCCAGTGTTTAAGACCTTTTGGAGCGAATATAAAAACGAATTTTTGCGTGCAAATATTTTAGGTGTTTTATTGCTAGTGGTTGGCTTTATCCTGTGGGCAGATTTTCGGATTTTAAACACGCAAGATACCGGTAGTTGGGGTATTTTTATCCAGTACTTTCTTATCGTTGCTACGTTCATTTATTTAACGATGACCCTCTTTTTCTTCCCGGTTTTCGTCCATTATGACTTAAAATTATTCCAATACTTGAAACAAACACTGTTGATAGCGATTTCAAGACCTGGTGAAATTTTAATGATGATTGCCGGATCTTTAGTGGTCTTGCTCGTTATGCAGCAATTTATGGGATTAATTCCGTTTTTCTTTGGAAGTGTACTCGCATTTGTCGTGATGTGGTGTGCGAATCGTGCCTTCCGTAAAATTGAAGAAAAAGCTCAGGCATTGCGGGAAAGAGAGGCCGAAGCTGAAGCTGAGCCAGAATAA